A single region of the Bombus fervidus isolate BK054 chromosome 18, iyBomFerv1, whole genome shotgun sequence genome encodes:
- the LOC139996522 gene encoding uncharacterized protein — MQETTKTHETVKTQETVKTQETVKTHETVKTHETVKTHETVKTHETVKTHETVKTQETVKTQETVKTQETVKTQETVKTQETVKTQETIKTQDLGRLKPDVRDWETVWSPVRFTLNVPAKILRHSELYI; from the coding sequence ATGCAAGAGACTACAAAGACTCATGAGACTGTAAAGACTCAGGAGACTGTAAAGACTCAGGAGACTGTAAAGACTCATGAGACTGTAAAGACTCATGAGACTGTAAAGACTCATGAGACTGTAAAGACTCATGAGACTGTAAAGACTCATGAGACTGTAAAGACTCAGGAGACTGTAAAGACTCAGGAGACTGTAAAGACTCAGGAGACTGTAAAGACTCAAGAGACTGTAAAGACTCAAGAGACTGTAAAGACTCAAGAGACTATAAAGACTCAAGACCTGGGAAGGCTGAAGCCCGATGTGAGAGACTGGGAAACTGTCTGGTCGCCAGTGAGATTCACACTTAACGTTCCAGCCAAAATCTTACGTCATTCTGAACTGTACATCTGA